In one window of Tumebacillus algifaecis DNA:
- a CDS encoding glycosyltransferase family 2 protein — MRSDTLLTLIVPAYNEAENVEQVLDVVVKMPDFQQIVVIDDGSVDGTYDRINKYQVESIRFDYNRGKGAAIWAGVKCARHPYVMLLDADLIGLRETHLRSLIEPVVYGDAAMSLGLFGTGRFATDWAQRVAPNLSGQRVVRREVLESLPMIEHTRYGVEVALTRHVRHAGLKVVAVPLDELTHRMKEEKLGLVPGVMARMKMYWDIMRVLIRS, encoded by the coding sequence ATGAGGAGTGATACCTTGCTTACCTTGATCGTCCCGGCTTATAACGAAGCAGAAAATGTTGAGCAGGTGCTGGATGTCGTGGTCAAGATGCCCGATTTCCAACAAATAGTTGTGATCGACGACGGTTCGGTCGATGGAACTTATGATAGAATCAATAAGTATCAGGTCGAATCGATCCGTTTTGATTACAACCGCGGCAAAGGAGCTGCGATTTGGGCGGGCGTGAAATGTGCGCGCCATCCGTACGTGATGCTATTAGATGCAGATTTGATCGGACTTCGCGAGACTCATTTGCGGAGTCTGATCGAACCTGTTGTTTATGGAGATGCCGCGATGTCGCTCGGACTGTTTGGCACAGGGCGTTTTGCTACCGATTGGGCGCAGCGCGTCGCGCCGAACCTGTCCGGTCAGCGCGTGGTGCGGCGTGAAGTTCTCGAATCCTTACCGATGATCGAACATACTCGCTATGGAGTGGAAGTAGCACTGACTCGCCATGTTCGCCATGCGGGGTTAAAAGTGGTTGCCGTGCCGCTAGATGAGTTGACGCATCGGATGAAAGAGGAAAAATTGGGTCTGGTGCCAGGGGTCATGGCTAGGATGAAAATGTATTGGGACATCATGCGCGTATTGATCCGTTCATAG
- a CDS encoding PolC-type DNA polymerase III — protein sequence MSLVDMNGQSLSFLCERLGIKEEAIVKELAHGQLAGRAVVNKKERSVTAKVQLPQRIPVAAYARVQEAFQSYFAGVAQQVNLRFEYTSEETDVLERVRDYWALAVDQVLGEDISLKAELKEAARLLLDERAIRVPITSDVVVSRIKQKQYDERLAHWLKEHLSLPLIIQLYTDESKRTEAFENFRSLVEEQDRIEGQKAAVAAEEEKRQEAQKGSKTDGAPPEKIELGYPIDDEPTRLKEIQDEMRRVTVIGRIFAVETRELASGRTLYTFNITDNTDSISCKTFAKGDKQVDVLKLLKDGMYLKVRGTVQFDTFAKELVLMIQDLVEQPKPTRKDTREKKRVELHLHTPMSSLDGISSVKDLYGQAAKWGHTAIAVTDHGVVQSFPEAYSVAKKNNMKCLLGLEAYVVDDGAAIVLQLKDGTDVAIDANTEWVVFDTETTGLNAVENTLIEIAAVKMKGLEIMSEWTELIDPEVPISAKITELTRITNDMVKGKRKLNEVLPDFRAFVGDAVMVAHNAEFDLGFLKASAKRIGMEPWKNVVLDTLALARKIYPHEKNYRLGTLAKKFDVDLVNAHRALDDTVALAKIFQFILKDLEEKAYTSLSRLNQNDGQVDYSRIRPFHATILVQNKVGLKNLYKIVSEAHTKYFFRVPRVPRSLLTKYREGLLIGSACQQGEVFDSILRGKTEEELKGVAEFYDYLEIQPLLHYKPLLRNESISSLESVKEYQQMIIRVGKELGKPVVATGDVHFLNPEDAIYRDVFLQATNDSNAGDQPPLHFMSTDEMLAAFDYLGPDLAEEVVVTNTNLVADLIEDVSPVPDQLYTPKIEGAEDDMRDMCYDKARRLYGETLPKIVEERLEKELTSIIKHGFAVIYLISHKIVKKSLDDGYLVGSRGSVGSSFVATMSDITEVNPLPPHYRCASCQHSEFIADGSVGSGFDLPDKNCPECGEVLEKDGHDIPFETFLGFKGDKVPDIDLNFSGDYQARAHAYTKVLFGEEYVYRAGTIATVAEKTAFGYVKKYAEEKGWTLRNAEMARMVQGCTGIKRTTGQHPGGILVVPDYMDVYDFSPIQFPADDKNAEWKTSHFDFHSIHDNLLKLDILGHDDPTVIRMLQDLTGLDPKKIPTDDPKVMSLFAGTEALTIDAEQPVTPQRIRSKTGTYGIPEFGTKFVRQMLEDTKPSTFSELLQISGLSHGTDVWLNNAQSLIQKGVCKLKDVIGCRDDIMVYLIYAGLEPSFAFKIMESVRKGKGLTPEMEEEMKKHKVPDWYIWSCKQIKYMFPKAHATAYVLMAVRIAYFKVHYPLEFYATYFSVRADDFDLEVMSKGYDAIVAKIEEIEAKGFQAAPKEKALHTVLEMACEMTARGYQFLPLDLYKSDATRFQVVKEENGLRPPFGALAGCGESAARSIADAAKIGEFLSVQDLQEKSRVSKTVIELLESHGCLLGLPESNQLSLF from the coding sequence ATGAGTCTTGTGGATATGAATGGGCAAAGTCTCTCTTTTTTATGCGAACGTTTGGGGATTAAGGAAGAAGCGATCGTGAAGGAGCTTGCTCACGGACAGTTGGCAGGGCGTGCGGTTGTGAATAAAAAAGAGCGTTCTGTCACCGCTAAAGTACAGTTGCCACAGCGTATTCCGGTCGCGGCTTATGCACGGGTGCAAGAGGCGTTTCAATCGTACTTTGCGGGTGTGGCACAACAAGTGAACTTGCGTTTTGAGTATACAAGCGAAGAGACGGATGTGCTGGAGCGCGTCCGTGACTACTGGGCGCTGGCTGTCGATCAGGTGCTCGGTGAAGACATTTCTTTAAAAGCGGAACTCAAAGAAGCGGCGCGTCTGTTGCTCGACGAACGCGCGATTCGCGTACCGATCACATCTGACGTTGTGGTTAGTCGCATCAAACAAAAGCAGTACGATGAGCGCTTGGCCCATTGGTTGAAAGAACATCTCAGCCTGCCGTTGATCATCCAACTGTACACGGACGAAAGCAAGCGCACAGAAGCGTTTGAAAATTTCCGTTCCCTCGTCGAGGAACAAGATCGCATCGAGGGACAGAAAGCGGCCGTAGCAGCCGAGGAAGAGAAGCGTCAGGAAGCACAGAAAGGCAGCAAAACGGACGGTGCGCCTCCGGAAAAAATCGAACTGGGCTATCCGATCGACGACGAGCCGACCCGTTTGAAAGAAATTCAGGATGAAATGCGCCGCGTGACGGTGATCGGGCGGATCTTTGCTGTGGAAACCCGTGAACTTGCTTCGGGGCGCACATTGTATACATTTAACATCACCGACAATACAGACTCGATCTCCTGTAAAACGTTTGCCAAAGGTGATAAGCAGGTGGATGTGCTCAAACTGCTCAAAGACGGCATGTACTTAAAAGTACGCGGTACCGTGCAGTTCGACACATTTGCCAAAGAACTGGTCTTGATGATTCAAGACCTGGTTGAACAACCGAAACCAACGCGAAAAGATACACGGGAGAAAAAGCGGGTCGAACTGCATCTGCATACGCCGATGTCTTCGCTCGACGGCATCTCATCGGTGAAAGATTTGTACGGACAAGCTGCCAAATGGGGACACACGGCGATTGCGGTTACCGACCACGGTGTCGTGCAGTCGTTCCCGGAAGCATACAGTGTCGCGAAGAAAAACAACATGAAGTGTCTGCTTGGACTTGAAGCGTATGTGGTCGATGATGGGGCGGCGATCGTGCTCCAGTTAAAGGACGGTACCGACGTGGCGATCGATGCGAACACCGAATGGGTCGTGTTCGACACCGAGACCACCGGTCTCAACGCAGTCGAAAACACACTGATTGAAATTGCTGCTGTCAAGATGAAGGGTCTGGAGATCATGAGCGAATGGACGGAGTTGATCGACCCGGAAGTTCCGATCTCCGCTAAGATCACCGAACTGACCCGAATCACCAACGATATGGTCAAAGGCAAACGCAAGCTTAATGAAGTGCTGCCCGATTTTCGGGCATTTGTCGGGGATGCTGTGATGGTCGCGCACAACGCTGAGTTTGACCTGGGATTTTTGAAAGCCAGCGCCAAGCGCATTGGTATGGAGCCGTGGAAAAACGTGGTGCTCGATACTTTAGCGCTCGCACGCAAGATCTACCCGCATGAGAAGAACTATCGTCTTGGGACGCTTGCGAAGAAATTCGATGTCGATCTTGTCAACGCGCACCGTGCGCTTGACGATACGGTGGCACTGGCTAAAATTTTCCAATTCATTCTCAAAGATCTGGAAGAGAAAGCCTACACGAGTCTGTCGCGGTTGAACCAAAACGACGGACAGGTCGATTACAGCCGCATTCGTCCCTTCCATGCCACAATCCTTGTGCAAAATAAGGTGGGTTTGAAGAATTTGTACAAGATTGTGTCAGAGGCGCACACCAAATACTTCTTCCGCGTGCCGCGCGTACCGCGCAGTTTGCTCACCAAGTACCGAGAGGGTTTGCTGATCGGCTCGGCCTGTCAGCAAGGGGAAGTGTTCGACTCGATCTTGCGCGGGAAGACGGAAGAAGAATTGAAGGGAGTCGCGGAGTTCTACGATTATTTGGAGATTCAGCCGCTGTTACACTACAAGCCGCTGTTGCGCAACGAGTCGATCTCGTCGTTGGAGTCAGTCAAAGAATACCAGCAGATGATCATCAGAGTTGGCAAGGAACTGGGCAAGCCGGTTGTTGCGACAGGCGATGTGCATTTCCTGAATCCAGAAGATGCGATCTACCGCGACGTCTTTTTGCAGGCGACAAACGATTCGAATGCGGGGGATCAGCCACCGCTACACTTCATGAGCACCGATGAGATGTTGGCAGCGTTCGACTACCTCGGGCCGGATTTGGCCGAAGAGGTGGTCGTCACCAACACCAACCTTGTCGCCGATCTGATCGAGGATGTCTCTCCTGTTCCAGATCAACTGTACACCCCGAAGATCGAAGGCGCAGAAGACGATATGCGCGACATGTGTTACGACAAAGCACGCCGTCTCTATGGCGAGACATTGCCGAAGATCGTGGAAGAGCGTTTGGAAAAAGAGTTGACGTCGATCATCAAACATGGATTTGCAGTCATCTACCTCATCTCGCATAAGATCGTAAAAAAATCGCTCGATGATGGCTATCTCGTCGGCTCGCGCGGTTCGGTCGGCTCCTCTTTTGTGGCGACGATGTCTGACATCACAGAGGTCAACCCGCTGCCGCCGCACTATCGCTGTGCATCTTGCCAGCACAGTGAATTTATCGCGGACGGTTCGGTCGGTTCGGGTTTTGACTTGCCAGATAAGAACTGCCCGGAGTGCGGAGAGGTGCTAGAAAAAGACGGACATGACATCCCGTTTGAAACGTTCCTTGGTTTTAAAGGGGATAAGGTGCCTGATATCGATTTGAACTTCTCCGGGGATTACCAAGCGCGGGCGCACGCCTACACCAAAGTATTGTTCGGGGAAGAGTATGTCTATCGTGCAGGTACGATTGCAACCGTTGCGGAAAAAACGGCGTTCGGTTATGTCAAGAAGTATGCGGAGGAAAAAGGATGGACGCTGCGCAATGCGGAGATGGCACGCATGGTGCAGGGATGTACTGGTATCAAGCGCACCACAGGTCAACATCCAGGCGGAATTCTCGTCGTACCTGATTATATGGACGTCTATGATTTCAGTCCGATCCAGTTTCCGGCAGATGATAAAAACGCCGAGTGGAAAACTTCACACTTTGATTTCCATTCGATTCATGACAACCTGCTAAAACTTGATATTCTGGGGCACGATGATCCAACGGTCATCCGCATGCTTCAAGACTTGACAGGTCTTGATCCGAAAAAGATTCCGACCGATGACCCGAAGGTTATGTCGCTCTTTGCTGGCACCGAAGCGCTGACGATCGATGCGGAGCAACCGGTCACGCCACAGCGCATCCGCTCCAAGACAGGCACCTACGGTATTCCGGAATTCGGTACCAAGTTTGTTCGTCAGATGCTCGAAGATACCAAGCCGAGCACATTCTCCGAGCTTTTGCAGATTTCAGGTCTGTCGCACGGGACGGACGTCTGGCTGAACAATGCGCAGTCCCTGATTCAAAAAGGCGTTTGCAAACTGAAAGATGTCATCGGTTGCCGCGATGACATCATGGTCTACCTGATCTACGCCGGACTTGAACCTTCATTCGCCTTTAAAATCATGGAGAGCGTGCGCAAAGGTAAGGGTCTGACGCCGGAGATGGAAGAAGAGATGAAGAAGCACAAAGTGCCGGACTGGTACATTTGGTCTTGCAAGCAGATCAAGTACATGTTCCCGAAGGCGCATGCTACCGCTTACGTCTTGATGGCGGTGCGGATCGCTTACTTTAAAGTCCACTATCCGTTGGAATTTTATGCTACGTATTTCTCCGTACGCGCCGACGATTTTGACCTCGAAGTGATGAGCAAGGGATACGACGCGATCGTGGCGAAGATCGAAGAAATCGAAGCGAAAGGTTTTCAGGCCGCCCCGAAGGAAAAAGCGTTGCACACAGTCCTTGAGATGGCCTGCGAAATGACGGCGCGTGGCTATCAGTTCTTGCCCCTCGATCTGTACAAGTCGGATGCGACCCGTTTTCAGGTTGTGAAGGAAGAAAATGGACTGCGTCCGCCGTTTGGTGCACTGGCTGGCTGTGGCGAATCGGCAGCACGATCGATTGCGGATGCGGCGAAGATCGGTGAGTTTTTGTCCGTTCAGGATTTGCAGGAAAAATCACGCGTTTCTAAGACGGTCATCGAACTGCTCGAATCGCATGGATGCTTGCTAGGACTGCCTGAGAGCAACCAGCTCTCCCTGTTTTAG